One genomic region from Cydia amplana chromosome Z, ilCydAmpl1.1, whole genome shotgun sequence encodes:
- the LOC134661679 gene encoding uncharacterized protein LOC134661679, with the protein MVSQKIHLLATIMFISKAYSQVATGGGSPQRCGSAAPCIVPGGQFIVPAIIKPLLPWCQAAAPAPCAPKKLTPAAPSAPVSCADEDDDSELDKLLYLLISNIIESKKGSGKKQCNPITTFDSSACPSDGYDACACSYADDYDYCSYSPSLVYSSGSNSGGSDGSCPEICVIVRPVQSTNADC; encoded by the exons ATGGTGTCACAAAAAATACACTTATTAGCGACGATTATGTTCATATCTAAG GCTTACAGTCAAGTTGCGACCGGTGGGGGAAGCCCACAGCGATGCGGCTCAGCGGCGCCTTGCATCGTCCCCGGGGGCCAGTTCATCGTGCCCGCCATCATCAAACCGCTCCTGCCCTGGTGCCaagccgccgcgcccgcgccctgCGCGCCTAAGAAGCTAACGCCGGCTGCCCCTAGCGCGCCCGTGTCCTGTGCCGACGAAGACGATGACAGTGAACTGGACAAACTCCTATACCTCCTCATCAGTAACATAATCGAGAGCAAAAAAGGCTCAGGGAAAAAGCAGTGCAACCCCATTACCACGTTTGACAGCAGCGCATGCCCGAGCGACGGGTACGACGCCTGCGCATGTAGCTACGCCGATGACTACGACTACTGCTCATATTCCCCCTCCCTGGTCTACAGCTCGGGCAGCAACAGCGGAGGGAGCGATGGATCTTGTCCCGAGATATGTGTGATTGTCAGACCGGTTCAATCAACCAACGCTGACTGTTAA